In Spirochaetales bacterium, the sequence TCTTCGATCCGGAAACCGGGACGACGATCAGGGAAATCGCGGTCCCGGGTGAATCGCGCATGACCCCGGCAGTTTATAACGGTACATTCCTTATCGCGGACACAAAGGGGACTTTTCTCATGATCGACGCGGCGTCGGGGAATATGGAAGCGGAGGTCCCGACCGGCCTTACCACCCCGGTCGCCCTTGCCCCGACCGTGCACGGAACATCGGCGTATGTCGCGGGCAGAAAGGGAATGGTCGCGTGCATCGATCTGAAGAAAAAGGAGGTGGCCTGGGAAACCCTCCTTTCCGGCGACAAACAGGCGGCGGTCTACAATGACATGCTTTTCGGGAACAATACCCTCTTTGCTTTTTCACGGGGGACCGTCTACGCCCTCGACGCGGCGACCGGAGCTTTCCTCTACGACGGGATCCGGAACCTCTCGGCTCCGCCCGCATACCTGGGGGGCAGCCTCGTGTTCGGGACGCGGGATAAAAAACTCGTGGTCGCGGACGCGAAAACGGGGAAGGTGAAAACGTCATTGGCGGCGGGCGAGGAAATATCCGCCCGTCCGGTCCTGGAAAAGGGAAAGATCATGGCGGGAACCGCGTCGGGAAAGGTATTGATCATCGATTCGGAGGACATGCTGTAGCGCGCCGGTGCCCCGGCGTCAGGATGCCTCCGCGCAAAGGAGAAGAAGGACGATGAAACGGATAACCGTATGTATCGCAATCATGGCCGCACTGGTTTCGTGCGACAATATCCCCCTCATGGATTATCTCGAGACCGAGGTGGATTATTACCAGACACGAAAGGCCCTCGATGAAGCGGTCAAAGAGGCGCAATATCTTAGAGACACAAGCGAGGAAGGGATATATCCCGGCCAGTATGCCTATAATTCCATCTCTTATCTTGATAACGCACTCTATGATATTGAATGGGTATTCATGGAGGATTATGCGACAATCGAAGATTTTCACTGGGCTCTGGAACATATCGAATACGCACTCGATCTGTTTCATTCCAAGCGCAAAAAAGCCGTCGATATCCTTTTTGTCACGGATGTAAACGGTTCCATGGGTGCTTATATCACTTTTATCAAGACGGGAATAGCAAATGTTATTTCCAATATTGGGGGTTATCTCGGAGACGTCAAGTATGGGGCTGTCAGTTTCAGGGATTTTTATGTTGTGGGTGAATCATATGGATTAAGTGGAGATTTACCGTTTATGCTTGATTGTAATCTCACATCCATTACATCTGATCTTTTAACTGCGGTAAATAACTATTTCGCAGCAAGCGGCGCCGATCTGCCGAATTCGCTGCTTGAAGCCCTGTTCCAGTCTTCGATACAACCAGGCTGGAGAAACGATACGGACAAAGTTATCATCGTATTTACCATAGCAGTAGGACATGATTCCGATATTGAATACGAATATCCCGGACATGGAATGATGGAGACTATCGGTATACTTTCCCAGAAAAATATTCGCGCCGTACCATTGCTAATTACGAATGCGCAGCCGGACGCTGTCGCTCAAAACGCCGCCATTGCCGCCGCGACAGGTGGTGTTTTCACGGATGATATCGGAAGCGATTTGGAAATTGTTACCGCTGTCGATCTATCATTGTCGACATTATTTACGTATTATTACTAGATACGCCGGTATTTCCCATATATTCAGCATTGTATATCCTGTTGCGTGTCAAAACGACACGCAACAGGGAGTCATTCATCTCCTCGGCAACAACCTCTCTCTATCTCTTTCCCCCATAAACAATTAAACCAAGCCTTCTCCGCATTTCTCCTGTAACCCTGGCATGCTTTTTGCAACTTTATATATAGAAGGGAGACCGAACGATGAACATAAACAAACGTACGATGCTTAAACGGCGGCTGCTCAATATCGCCGTGACCGCCGGTATTGTGGCGCTGATGGCCCTGCTTGCCGGATTTCTCGCGTGGGCCACGGTGGGCGGACAGGGCGTCTTCTTTTTCCTCATTGCCGCCGGGCTTTTTTTTCTGCTCAATCCTTCGGTATCCGGAAACCTGCAATTACGGATACGCGGGGCACAGCGGCTGACCCCGTCGAACGCGCCCGGAATACATTCGATGATTGAAGGGCTTGCCGGGAAAGCGGGCCTCGCCCGCGTCCCCGCGCTTTACTATATTCCACAGCCCATTCTGAACGCCTTTACCGTGGGCTCTCACAACAACTCGGCGATCGTCCTTACCGAAGGGCTGATCCGCTACCTCGATCCCCGTGAATTGCTGGGGGTGCTGGCCCACGAGGTAGGACATATCGTAAACCGCGACACATGGATCCTCGGGCTGGCCGGGACCGCGCGGTCCCTTACCTCGTGGCTTTCGTATTTCGGCATGTTTGTTCTCTTTTTCAGCATGCCGTTTTTTGCCGCTTCATCCGGCGGGACCCTTCTCCCGCTTCTTCTCGTTATCATTGCCGCGCCACTTGCAAGCACCTTTCTCTTTCTCGCCCTTTCGCGGACGCGGGAGTTCGACGCGGATATCGGGGCGGTGAAACTTACCGGAGATGTGGCCGGTTTTGTTTCCGCACTCGAAAAACTCGATGTAAGGCCCGTCCGGCTCTTCGGATTTCTCGTTCTGGGCAGAAGCCGCCGTGAGGAGGAAAGTTCCACCCTCAAGACACACCCATCGATCCGCGAACGGATCGAAAGGCTGCACGAGCTCGAGGCCGGCGCGGACGGACTCACGGCGTTGAGGCCGCATATCAGGTCTTTGTAGAAGGGGTTAATGAGTATTTCCGGCTGTGATACATTAGAGGCCGGTGTTTGGTCGTTTTTTTTGTCTCAAATACAATGAAATTCAATGCAGAAGGAAGAATTTTGGCGTTATACAATGCAGGAGAATAACTATTTGAGGAGTATGGCATGATAAAATCAGTCCTGCATGAATTTCATTTTGTACTATCAGATAGTATGAGAAACAAGCTGAATAGCCTGAAATTATTCGGACCGAAACGTTCGTTATCCGGGGTTATTATTGGGATTATGTCCCTTGTCGATCCTTTGATCGTAAGGGAGCATCAATGGGGAAGGCAGCGGATGAGCCGGTATCAATCGGTCTCTGACAATCCGGATGAAAGAAGGCGACATGCGCATGTGTATTTCACTGAGGATGTGTATCGGAAGATCAAGCTGCTGCACGCGGACTTGAATTGTTTTAGTATCGCACAGCTTTTAAGGTGGTTGCTGGAGGTGTTTTTGGTAATGATGGAGAAATATGGGAATAAAGTTATTGACGAATTTGAGAAAAGATTTAGACAATGGAGTAGTGAAGAGAAAAGTATACAGCAAATTCCTCAGAAAAAATTACGACAATTGTTTAGGATAATCCAGCATCTACCGGGTCGAAATAGCTTGATTTCCATGTATATGGATAGCTATTCACCATTTTGGATACTTCGTCTCTAAAAAAATTCATCTATCAATCATCCCCCGCTTCCAGCACATATATCCCGCCCCTTCTAAAAAGCAAAAGATATAATTTTCCCCTTTGCAAACAGCGCATTGTATCGTATACTTTATAAAGGATGAAACAATCGCTTTTTCTGATTATTTTTTTCATTGTCTCCATTACCGCCGTTTCTGCGGATGAAACCCTTTTCTGTACGGGAATCGACTGGCAGCTTTCAATCAGGGGCGGAATCGAGTACAGGATGCTTCGGCATCTCGGCATCCGCGCCGATGCCGGTGCGGCGGTTTACGGCCTTCTCGTTTGCGACGCCTTTATCGTGGTTTACCTTCGGCCGCCCGGATCATCCTTTCAGTGCATGTTCCTCGCGGGAATCCCGAACGCGGCAGTTACCTTCGATTTTACCGCGGCCATGGTTTCCTGCGGCGGCTCGATCATGGTAAGGTACTGGTTCAACGAAAAGTTCGGTATGGACCTGCGGGCGGGGGGAGGATTTCCTTTCTTTTTCGAAAAAGAAAAGGAGGTGATCCGCGTTATCACCTTTCCCTTTGGTCTCTGGCCGGATCTGGTGCTCGCGGTCAGTCTGCGATTATAGATGACGATATAATTCCGCGGTTTGCGGGGACGGAGCAGGGGCAGGTTTCATAGGGACAGATGAGAGAATCCTCGAGCAGGCGGACGCTTCCGTCTTTGATCGCACCGAGTGAACCCTTTCCGCTTCGTTTACCCGGATAACAGGTAAAACACTCCCCGGTCATGGTGACGATGAAATAACGAGAGCCCGCATAACAGGTCCTTCCCCTGAAGGAATACCCCCGGTTGACCAGAAAGGGGTCCTCCGCCCCGCCGGTCAAATCACGTATCAGATCCTTTTCTTTCTTATTGTAACGGATGGCCTTGCCTTTTTTACGCATAAACTGCGGATAAAAGCGGATGTTGTTTTTTTCGAGTTCCTTTTTTATCCGGATCAGATCCGCGATTTCCCCGGGAACGACTACGGAGTTGACGACCATCGAAGCGTGGTCAAGGCGGTCAAGGCGCTGTTTTATTTTGAGGCATTTCCGCAAAAAACGGTGAAAAGCGGTTTTTTCCCGGTGAAAAGAGACGGAAAAAGAACGGAGGGAATCCCCCGTTACGGCCAGAAAATCGGTATAGAGTCCGAAAGAAAATGAAAAGTTCGTGACGACCGATATTTTCACGCCGCCCCCAACGAGTATCCGTACGGTGTCGATGAAGCCGGGGTAAAAAAAGGGCTCTCCCCCGCTTATTTTCACTTCCCACCCGCCCGCCAGTCCGGCCAGAAAGCGTGCGATCGCTTCGGCATCACCGGGGGACGGAAAGCCCCGGTGGAGGCGGCCCTGCGCGCAGTAGGAACAATCGTAGTTGCAGGCCTCGCAGATATTCCATGAGACCGCGTTCCCCTGTTTCGTCACAACAGGCGCTCCCGTATCAGCATGGAGGCGGAATAGTTGAGATTGTACTTGCCGCAGTGGTCGCATTCGGGGAAATACGATCCCCCGGCAAGCTTGTCTCGAATGCGCCGGTAGGATGTGCCGTTCCAGAGGGTCGAAAAGGGCGCCTCGAATACATTTCCCACAGGTATCCGGGCGCAGCAGAAATAGACGTTCCCGTCAAGATATATTCTCGAATAGAAAAGTCCCGCGTAACATCCCGTGTCGCGAAATGCCCCGGCCGTCCCGATACTCTGAAGCTGGTTCCTGAACATCCCGAGGTTGTGCGGAATCCTGAAACGGCCGCATATTTCCTCGATGTCGTCAAGCCGGCCCAATATCCGGTCGGTTTCTTCCCCATTGATGCCGAGGTGGGCGGTCGCCTCGACCGTCCCCGCCTTTTTAAAGGAAAGGGTGGCTTTTTTGAATGAGCGGGCTAATTCGGCCAATGGAAGGAGTTCTGTATAATTGAGTTTCGAAACGACCATGACCAGGGTAATATTGATATATTCGTTCAGGCGCTGCAAATTCGATAGCAGCCGGTCAAAATCGACCGAAGAACCGGGATGCAGGCTGCGGTAGGTGGTTTCGGTCGCGGCACCGATATTGACCAGAAGCTTGTCCGGGGGGGCGTCATTTATTCGTTTCCGGTCGATCAGGGTCGCGTTGGTAAGGACGGTTACATGAAACAGGGCCTTTTTTGCAGCTTCGATCATACGGTAGCAGTCGGCATGCAAAAAAGGCTCCCCGCTTCCCGATATGATGAGTTTTTCCACACCGATCGATTTCAGGTCGCCGATAATCCGCATAAAATCGCTGAACACAAGGGTACGGAAGCTTTTTTTCTCCCGATTTCCGGGGAGGAGGGGAGAATGCTTCCAGCAGGTGATGCAGTCGAGGTTGCACGCCTCGATAATATCGATATGAACGGTGAGGGGACCTTCGGGAATGATCCCGTTGTCGATGTAATCAAAAAGAATCGTTTTATCGATCATCGTTTTCCGGAAAGGCCGATAACGGCCCTCGCCGCACTCCTTGCATTGTTTCTGATCCCCGCCTTGCGGATATTGGCCATAATACGGCTGCAGGTTGCACGGTTCAGAAGCTGCCCGAGTTTGTCTTCCAGAAGCCCGGGATTTTCCATGGTCATGGTTAATCCCATGCCTTTTTTTTCAACCGAAGCCGCCCGCCTGAACTGGTCGTCAACCGCCCGGTCAAAAGGGATATAGACACCCGGCTTTTGAAAATAAAGCATTTCATTGACCGTATTATAGCCGCACCCGGCGACGACCGCGTCAAAACAACTGTAAAGTTCACACACAGGGAAATAGCCATTGATGACCGTGCATTCGCGCATGGGAAGATAGTGAAGAAGGCTTCCCTGCGCGATCACCGGATGAACGGCGGGGATACGTTTCATGACATTCACAAGACGGCAGATCACCCTGGCCAGGTTGTCCTGGCCCCCGCCGCCGGGATTGACAAGCACGAGTTTCTTGTCCTGCGGGAGTCCCAATGCCCTGATCACCTCTTCTTTCCCCATCACTTCCTTCCTGTTTCGGATAATGATCGGCCCCGCGTAAAAAACATCCGTCCGGCAGGGAATACGGATACCGGGTTCCCCTTTGTCATGTGGAACGATGATAAGATGATAGCGCCTTAATAGCGAATGGAAGTAATCGTCTTCAAGCTGTTCGTCCTTGCGCTGGCGGTAGATATAGACAAAACGGCACGATTTCCACCTGAGTACCTGGTCGAGTTCGTGGGAAAAGCCGTGGGGAAAGGTATCCACGACCGTGATATCGGGCTGGAACGAAGAAAACACACTCCACGCCGTTTCGTGCATGATGCGGATATGAAGGGGGACCCTGAATCCGGAATCCATGATAATGTTTTTCGAGGGTATTTTTACCGAGGGGAATCCTTCTTTATAAATGATATTCGATTCCGAGGAGGTAAGAAAGAGGATAAGGGCGGACGGCTTGAGACGGCGGATTTCCCTGGCAATCGCCAAAAGCCGTGTCACATGACCAAGTCCGAGTCCATTGACTGCATAAAACAGGATTCTCATGCTTACTCCAGTCAGGATAAAATCGGTATCGCCCCGTCATCGGCCCCGTTATTGTTCTTCATTTCAGGAATAATCGCGTCGCCTGTACGGCCGGCGACGTCCGGTTTTATGGGTCGCGGAGGTAATGGAGGAACGGTAGTCGTTATAATCGTCGTCAATCGGCTTTTTTCCGTCGGCCATACCGTGCAAATGCCCTGCCCTTCCCTTTTTTATCTGCTTCTTAACGTACAATCCGGTAAAAACAAGTCCGATGATAATAAGTACGATAAGCCCCGGGGACATTCCCCTTTTCTTTTCCGAAACAGGAGATTGTTCTTCTTCACGCGCCTCCCCGGCAAGACGGCTTACTTCTTCAAGTTTTTCGAAAAAATCATCTTTTTTAGTCGTAAACGAAACAGCCGGGTCGAGTTTTTGCGCCTCCCGGAAAGCATCCCTTGAAATGCGGTATTGTTTCGTCTTCCGGGCCGCAAGACCGAGGTTGTATTGATATTTGGCGCTTTTAGGCTGTATTGAAACGGCTTTTTGGAACAGGGTGAAGGCCAGCCCGTAATCTCCGGCTTTGTAGGCCGCCTCGCCGTCGGCAAAAGAAATGTATGCATCGTCTTCGGGCCGTGCGCTGTCGGACAATCTGTACATTTCATCCACTTTGCTTCTGAATCCTTCCCTGTCGTTCGTAAAGGAAATCGAGGGGTCAAGCCGTTCCGCCTCCAGGAATGCCTTGAGTGCGACTTCATATTTATTTGTCTTTCGCGCGGCAAGTCCGAAGTTATAGTGATATTTTGCTTCTTCCGGTTTCAAGCCGCAGGCTTTTTCAAAAAGCATGTATGCCTGCTCGTATTCCTTTTTCTCGTACGCTTGTTTGCCCTGCCGGAAATATTCGTCCGCCGTGTCCCCGCAGAGAAATGCCTGAAAACAGATAAAAACAACCGGTAAAAACAATACTTTTTTCATGTACCTCATAGAATAAGAACTTCCCAGAAATAAATCAAGTTTTTTTTTCAGTATTCGGGCCCGATACGCGCGTGCTCCCGAAGATGGACGCAGGCTATATTCAACGGAGACGATGATCCGCGGTTTTTTTCTCATACCCGCCGGGAAAGGCCGATCGATGTGCATCGCGTCCTCTCCGATATGCATTCTGCATAGATTATGCAATGTGCATAGCACACCCCCCTCTTTCGATCCCGCTCTATTCGATCGAAATCCGCGGCCTCCTCGTATTTTCTTATCACCGAATAAGTTATATCCACCGCAAGATGTCCTGTATCGGACTGAAAAACGAGGAGTTGGCACATAAATTGCATTAATACATATGTATTCATTGCAACGGAGAAGGAAGTATGTTCGGATTTATCAAGGCATATATAAAATCCATGAGACTCTACTATTCTTTTGTGACAGGGATCGCCGGTTGGATTGGTGTTGCCTATTACGAGTTTATCGCCCATTTCCCGCCGGAGAGAACCATCGAAGTCGCACCGACACCCGCGAAAAAGATCGTTATCCTCATCCTGCTTTTTTTAAGCTGGGGGATCAACCAGATAATTAATGATTTTCTGGGTCTCAGGGAAGACCGGATCAATGCCCCGGACCGGCCGATGGTGACCGGTGAACTGAATCCGAAGTGGGCCCTGATCGTTTCGGGAATACTGCTTCTGTTTTCGGGGTTGATTACCTGGTTCTATCTTGAACCGTACGCCGTGGTTTTTCTCGTTCTGGGGGTACTCCTCAATGTCATCTATGAATACGCAAAAGGATACGGGATTTTAGGCAACATCGTGTTCGGCCTGATGATTACCATGGCGACCCTTTACGGGGCGTTCGCCGCAGGACCGACGGCATCGACCTTTTTGTACGCCCACAGGCTTTCCGCCCTTATTCTTGTTTTCTGCCTGAATGCGGTCATGACGTTCTATACCTATTTCAAGGATTATCGGGGCGACAAAGCGGCGGGAAAAAACACGGTGATAGTTGCCTGGGGACTCGGAAAATCGAGAATTATGGCGCTGGTTTCAGCATTTATTCCCGTGGCGGCATTCGGAATCCTGCGTTGGACCGATTTTCTTTCCATTCCCATGAACAACGTCTTCATGACCCTGGGGTTTTTCACCGTCATCCTTCTCCTGAAAACGGGATTCCTCTATTTCCGGTATCCTTCCGGGGAAAGAACCTATGATTCACTCAAGACAAATTTCAGGGCATGCGTGTGCGGTCAGGCAACGATTATCGCCCTTTTCAATCAGCACCTGGCGATCGTGCTGTTCATCGTTTCCTTTTTCTCCGTCGGGCTGCTTTTTACACTTCACCGGAACAGGAAGGCGTAATGAAAGTATTCGAACCATGCCGCATCGGTAATATCACATTGAAAAACAGGATCGTCCGGTCCGCCACGATCATGAAATTGTGTGACGAGAAAGGTGTCCCGGGTGATGAATACCACCGCTTCCATCACGAATTGTCGCGCCGTGAAGTCGGAATGATCATAACGGGATTTACCTTTGTCAGCAGACAGGGAAGGTCGATGCATCCGGGCCAGGCCGGGCTTGATACGGAGAAAAAGATTCCGGCATTCAAAAAAACGATATCACTGGTGCACAGGGAGGGATGTCCGATCGTCATGCAGCTTGCGCATACGGGAAGACAGACGGTCAGGAAAATGACCGGGGCAAACGTTTTAGGTGTATCGAAAAGAAAATCGGTTTATTTTAACGAAAAGCCGAAGGTACTCTCGACCAATGACGTCAGGCATGTGATCGGGGAGTTCGCGCGATCGGCCCTTTACGCGAAAAAGGCGGGATTTGACGGAATACAGCTTCATGCCGCCCACGGCTACCTTATCCATCAGTTTTTGCTGGCCAACATTAATGACAGAACGGACCCGTACGGCATCGATCGGGAGACGGGTTTGGGCACGCGGTTTCTGGGCGAGGTCATCGACAATATACGCGATCTTTGCGGCGGAGATTTTCCCGTCCTGATAAAGATAAGCGGGGCCGTTGATGATAGTGGCGAATTCGGCAGGGAACAGTTTATCCGTCTCATTCGTTTTCTGGGAAGAAAGCAGGTCGCGGCGATTGAAATAAGTTACGGAACGATGGATCGCGCCTTCAATATTTTCCGGGGAGAGAGTATCCCGACGGACACAATCTGCACATTCAATCCGCGCTACACGATAAAAAGCGGCGTCGGAAGGTACTTGTGGGGGAAATTGGCCGTTCCCGTTCTTTCGATCAAGTTTAAACCCTTTTCTCCCATGTACAATCTGCCGTACGCCGTTGTCGCGAAGCAATATACCGATATCCCCATCATCACGGTCGGGGGGTTCAGAAAGGGTGAAGAAATATCATATGCGATCGAAGAGCAGGGAATCGACTTCGTGAGTCTTTCGAGGCCTTTTCTGTGCGAGACCGATTTCGCCCAAAAGGTGAAAAACGACCGTCAATATGTTTCACGGTGCATCAATTGCAATACCTGCGCCGTGATGGTGGATTCCCCGTATCCGACAAAATGCTATGCGGGCATAGCGAAAGAGAGGAGTGTATGAATATCGAGGAGAAGGTTTTGGATATAGTCAATGAGAACAATGAAAAAAATGTGGAAATAACAATAGATACCGATCTCAAGGAAGAAGCGGGATTCGATTCGTTCGGGTATCTCATGATTCTGAACGCGCTCGAGGACGAATATTCGATTCACATCGACGAAACGCAATTCAAAAACCTCAGGACGGTGTCACATATCGCCGGGGCATTGCGTGCCCATTATCCAGCGCTTGAAAGGGAAAACTGAGATGGCGAACCTCCTTGCGGATCGTAAAGTCGATAAGCGCCTTGCCGGGAAGCTCGGTTTCAATCCCTATTATCCGGTTATCGAATCCGGACTGACCGATCCTTTGATCATCGGGGGGGAGGAGTTCGTCAACCTTGCCGCCAACAATTACCTCGGCCTCACCTGCGATCCGCGGGTCGTCGAATCGATCAAACGGGCCGCCGACCGCTATGGCTCTTCACTCTGCGGTACACCGATTGCAACCGGTTATGCGGAGGTGTTCAGGCGTTGTGAAAAACGGCTTGCCGGATTTCTCGGGCTCGACAATGCGGTACTGTTTCCCTCCTGTTACCAGGCAAACGGTGAACTTTTCAGGGTACTCGCCTCGCGGGAAGATTGTGTTCTCATCGATCACTACGCCCACGCCTCGCTTGCCGTCGGCGCTGGAAGCGCGGGTTGCAAGGTAAAACCCTTTATGCACAACAATATGCGGCATCTCGAAAAACTGCTCGAACGAAGATCCGGTTTCGGGAAGGTGTTTGTCGTTACCGAAAGTGTTTTTTCGACCAGGGGAACGATCGCCCCCTTCCGCGATATCGTTGAGTTGTGCGGCCGGTATGAAGCTATACCCGTCATCGATGATTCCCACGGTATCGGAACGATCGGTGAAACCGGAAGGGGGATTCTGGAGTATGCGGGTATAACGAATTTCGAAGGCATTTATACGGCGTCTTTGGGCAAGGCGCTGGCACATATGGGGGGAGTTGTGGCCGGAACGGAAGAAGTCATCGATTTTATTCGATACAGAACCGGGGGTTTGATCTATTCGACCGCGCTTCCTCCTCTTATTACCGCAGGCATACTCGAGGTGCTGGATATCATCGAGACGGAATATAGTGCGATTGCGGGGCGTGTCCGGCAATACAAGGAAATGCTCGAGAGCGCATTGCTGGAATCCGGATTCACCGTCGGAAACGGGGGGGCACCGATCATATCGGTCAGGTGCGGGAGCGACGAAGCCACTATCCTTCTGGCAAAAAAACTCTATCACGGGCATATCCTGACCACCCCGTTTATTACCCCTTCGGTTCCTCCGGGAGACGGCACGGTGCGGATGATCGCGGGCGCCAATCTTTCATACGAATCGATTCAGAAGGCGTCCGGTGTTTTAAGACATCTGGACCCGAACCATGACGGGGGAGCACGTGGATAACAGGAGAGAAAGGAGTGACACTCGAATGAGATATTTCATTATTTT encodes:
- a CDS encoding VWA domain-containing protein, with the translated sequence MKRITVCIAIMAALVSCDNIPLMDYLETEVDYYQTRKALDEAVKEAQYLRDTSEEGIYPGQYAYNSISYLDNALYDIEWVFMEDYATIEDFHWALEHIEYALDLFHSKRKKAVDILFVTDVNGSMGAYITFIKTGIANVISNIGGYLGDVKYGAVSFRDFYVVGESYGLSGDLPFMLDCNLTSITSDLLTAVNNYFAASGADLPNSLLEALFQSSIQPGWRNDTDKVIIVFTIAVGHDSDIEYEYPGHGMMETIGILSQKNIRAVPLLITNAQPDAVAQNAAIAAATGGVFTDDIGSDLEIVTAVDLSLSTLFTYYY
- a CDS encoding M48 family metalloprotease codes for the protein MNINKRTMLKRRLLNIAVTAGIVALMALLAGFLAWATVGGQGVFFFLIAAGLFFLLNPSVSGNLQLRIRGAQRLTPSNAPGIHSMIEGLAGKAGLARVPALYYIPQPILNAFTVGSHNNSAIVLTEGLIRYLDPRELLGVLAHEVGHIVNRDTWILGLAGTARSLTSWLSYFGMFVLFFSMPFFAASSGGTLLPLLLVIIAAPLASTFLFLALSRTREFDADIGAVKLTGDVAGFVSALEKLDVRPVRLFGFLVLGRSRREEESSTLKTHPSIRERIERLHELEAGADGLTALRPHIRSL
- a CDS encoding radical SAM protein; this translates as MTKQGNAVSWNICEACNYDCSYCAQGRLHRGFPSPGDAEAIARFLAGLAGGWEVKISGGEPFFYPGFIDTVRILVGGGVKISVVTNFSFSFGLYTDFLAVTGDSLRSFSVSFHREKTAFHRFLRKCLKIKQRLDRLDHASMVVNSVVVPGEIADLIRIKKELEKNNIRFYPQFMRKKGKAIRYNKKEKDLIRDLTGGAEDPFLVNRGYSFRGRTCYAGSRYFIVTMTGECFTCYPGKRSGKGSLGAIKDGSVRLLEDSLICPYETCPCSVPANRGIISSSIIAD
- a CDS encoding radical SAM protein — its product is MIDKTILFDYIDNGIIPEGPLTVHIDIIEACNLDCITCWKHSPLLPGNREKKSFRTLVFSDFMRIIGDLKSIGVEKLIISGSGEPFLHADCYRMIEAAKKALFHVTVLTNATLIDRKRINDAPPDKLLVNIGAATETTYRSLHPGSSVDFDRLLSNLQRLNEYINITLVMVVSKLNYTELLPLAELARSFKKATLSFKKAGTVEATAHLGINGEETDRILGRLDDIEEICGRFRIPHNLGMFRNQLQSIGTAGAFRDTGCYAGLFYSRIYLDGNVYFCCARIPVGNVFEAPFSTLWNGTSYRRIRDKLAGGSYFPECDHCGKYNLNYSASMLIRERLL
- a CDS encoding tetratricopeptide repeat protein, which gives rise to MKKVLFLPVVFICFQAFLCGDTADEYFRQGKQAYEKKEYEQAYMLFEKACGLKPEEAKYHYNFGLAARKTNKYEVALKAFLEAERLDPSISFTNDREGFRSKVDEMYRLSDSARPEDDAYISFADGEAAYKAGDYGLAFTLFQKAVSIQPKSAKYQYNLGLAARKTKQYRISRDAFREAQKLDPAVSFTTKKDDFFEKLEEVSRLAGEAREEEQSPVSEKKRGMSPGLIVLIIIGLVFTGLYVKKQIKKGRAGHLHGMADGKKPIDDDYNDYRSSITSATHKTGRRRPYRRRDYS
- a CDS encoding UbiA family prenyltransferase, whose amino-acid sequence is MFGFIKAYIKSMRLYYSFVTGIAGWIGVAYYEFIAHFPPERTIEVAPTPAKKIVILILLFLSWGINQIINDFLGLREDRINAPDRPMVTGELNPKWALIVSGILLLFSGLITWFYLEPYAVVFLVLGVLLNVIYEYAKGYGILGNIVFGLMITMATLYGAFAAGPTASTFLYAHRLSALILVFCLNAVMTFYTYFKDYRGDKAAGKNTVIVAWGLGKSRIMALVSAFIPVAAFGILRWTDFLSIPMNNVFMTLGFFTVILLLKTGFLYFRYPSGERTYDSLKTNFRACVCGQATIIALFNQHLAIVLFIVSFFSVGLLFTLHRNRKA
- a CDS encoding NADH:flavin oxidoreductase is translated as MKVFEPCRIGNITLKNRIVRSATIMKLCDEKGVPGDEYHRFHHELSRREVGMIITGFTFVSRQGRSMHPGQAGLDTEKKIPAFKKTISLVHREGCPIVMQLAHTGRQTVRKMTGANVLGVSKRKSVYFNEKPKVLSTNDVRHVIGEFARSALYAKKAGFDGIQLHAAHGYLIHQFLLANINDRTDPYGIDRETGLGTRFLGEVIDNIRDLCGGDFPVLIKISGAVDDSGEFGREQFIRLIRFLGRKQVAAIEISYGTMDRAFNIFRGESIPTDTICTFNPRYTIKSGVGRYLWGKLAVPVLSIKFKPFSPMYNLPYAVVAKQYTDIPIITVGGFRKGEEISYAIEEQGIDFVSLSRPFLCETDFAQKVKNDRQYVSRCINCNTCAVMVDSPYPTKCYAGIAKERSV
- a CDS encoding acyl carrier protein, which codes for MNIEEKVLDIVNENNEKNVEITIDTDLKEEAGFDSFGYLMILNALEDEYSIHIDETQFKNLRTVSHIAGALRAHYPALEREN
- a CDS encoding pyridoxal phosphate-dependent aminotransferase family protein, translated to MANLLADRKVDKRLAGKLGFNPYYPVIESGLTDPLIIGGEEFVNLAANNYLGLTCDPRVVESIKRAADRYGSSLCGTPIATGYAEVFRRCEKRLAGFLGLDNAVLFPSCYQANGELFRVLASREDCVLIDHYAHASLAVGAGSAGCKVKPFMHNNMRHLEKLLERRSGFGKVFVVTESVFSTRGTIAPFRDIVELCGRYEAIPVIDDSHGIGTIGETGRGILEYAGITNFEGIYTASLGKALAHMGGVVAGTEEVIDFIRYRTGGLIYSTALPPLITAGILEVLDIIETEYSAIAGRVRQYKEMLESALLESGFTVGNGGAPIISVRCGSDEATILLAKKLYHGHILTTPFITPSVPPGDGTVRMIAGANLSYESIQKASGVLRHLDPNHDGGARG